Proteins from a genomic interval of Massilia sp. KIM:
- the paaI gene encoding hydroxyphenylacetyl-CoA thioesterase PaaI, whose product MHSDPQALAELAGKTMYERDPASQALGMRLDEIRPGYARMSMRVRADMLNGHSTCHGGYIFMLADSAFAFACNSHNFNTVGAGCTIDYLSPGREGDLLIAQAVEQALQGKTGVYDVTVTNEEGRTVALFRGKSHRVSGMVAEVPTSTAA is encoded by the coding sequence ATGCATAGCGACCCACAGGCGCTGGCCGAACTGGCCGGCAAGACCATGTACGAGCGCGATCCCGCCAGCCAGGCCCTGGGCATGCGCCTGGACGAGATCCGCCCGGGCTACGCGCGCATGTCGATGCGGGTGCGCGCCGACATGCTCAACGGCCACTCCACCTGCCACGGCGGCTATATCTTCATGCTGGCGGACAGCGCCTTCGCCTTCGCCTGCAATTCGCACAACTTCAACACCGTCGGCGCCGGCTGCACGATCGACTACCTGTCGCCCGGCCGCGAAGGCGACCTGTTGATTGCGCAGGCCGTGGAGCAGGCGCTGCAGGGCAAGACCGGCGTCTACGACGTCACCGTGACCAATGAAGAAGGGCGCACCGTCGCCCTGTTTCGCGGCAAGTCGCACCGCGTGAGCGGCATGGTGGCCGAAGTCCCCACCAGCACCGCCGCCTGA
- the paaD gene encoding 1,2-phenylacetyl-CoA epoxidase subunit PaaD has translation MTALALDTDQIWAWLGEVADPEIPVISVVDLGIVRDVALQDGECVVTITPTYSGCPAMQVIADAVKEALQAHGLERVRIVSRLSPAWTTDWMSEAGKAALKGYGIAPPVQQAIDISGLHAGIRRRAAPEVSCPHCGSPHTQLTSEFGSTPCKALYKCLDCREPFDYFKCH, from the coding sequence ATGACGGCGCTGGCGCTCGACACCGACCAGATCTGGGCCTGGCTCGGCGAGGTCGCCGATCCGGAAATCCCGGTCATCTCGGTGGTCGACCTGGGCATCGTGCGCGACGTGGCGCTGCAGGACGGCGAGTGCGTGGTCACGATCACGCCGACCTATTCCGGCTGCCCGGCGATGCAGGTGATCGCGGACGCGGTGAAGGAGGCGCTGCAGGCCCACGGCCTGGAGCGCGTGCGCATCGTGAGCCGCCTGTCGCCAGCCTGGACCACCGACTGGATGAGCGAGGCCGGCAAGGCCGCCCTGAAGGGCTACGGCATCGCCCCTCCGGTTCAGCAGGCGATCGACATCAGCGGCCTGCATGCCGGCATCCGCCGCCGCGCCGCGCCCGAGGTCAGCTGCCCGCACTGCGGTTCCCCGCACACCCAATTGACCAGTGAATTCGGCTCGACGCCGTGCAAGGCCCTGTACAAGTGCCTGGACTGCCGCGAGCCCTTCGACTACTTCAAATGCCACTGA
- the paaG gene encoding 2-(1,2-epoxy-1,2-dihydrophenyl)acetyl-CoA isomerase PaaG → MSYESIQFKIENGIAVLTLNRPDRLNSFTQAMHLEVRDALATLQADKSVRVLVLTGAGRGFCAGQDLNDRAVEPGAPGVDLGESVEKFYAPLVLTLKNLPMPVICAVNGVAAGAGANLALACDIVLAAKSASFIEAFCKLGLIPDTGGTWHLPRLIGPARATGLAMLGEKLSAEKAEQWGLIWRCVPDEALMDEAMAMAEHFAAAPTKGLAFTKKAFQASYANTLEDQLQLEADMMRELGYSHDYREGVAAFIAKRPAHFKGE, encoded by the coding sequence ATGAGCTACGAATCCATCCAGTTCAAGATCGAGAACGGCATCGCCGTCCTCACCCTGAACCGCCCCGATCGCCTGAACAGCTTCACCCAGGCCATGCACCTCGAAGTGCGCGACGCCCTCGCCACCCTGCAGGCCGACAAGAGCGTGCGCGTGCTGGTCCTCACCGGCGCCGGCCGGGGTTTTTGCGCAGGTCAGGACCTGAACGACCGCGCGGTCGAACCGGGCGCGCCCGGCGTCGACCTCGGCGAGTCGGTGGAAAAGTTCTACGCCCCGCTGGTGCTCACCCTGAAGAACCTGCCCATGCCCGTGATCTGCGCCGTCAACGGCGTGGCCGCCGGCGCCGGCGCCAACCTGGCCCTGGCCTGCGACATCGTGCTGGCGGCCAAATCGGCCAGCTTCATCGAAGCCTTCTGCAAGCTGGGCCTGATTCCCGACACCGGCGGCACCTGGCACCTGCCGCGCCTGATCGGCCCGGCGCGCGCCACCGGCCTGGCCATGCTGGGCGAAAAGCTGAGCGCCGAGAAGGCCGAGCAATGGGGCCTGATCTGGCGCTGCGTCCCCGACGAAGCGCTGATGGACGAAGCCATGGCCATGGCCGAGCACTTCGCCGCCGCCCCGACCAAGGGCCTGGCCTTCACCAAGAAGGCCTTCCAGGCCAGCTACGCCAACACGCTCGAAGACCAGCTCCAGCTCGAAGCCGACATGATGCGCGAACTCGGCTACAGCCACGACTACCGCGAAGGCGTCGCCGCCTTCATCGCCAAACGCCCGGCCCACTTCAAAGGAGAATGA
- the paaE gene encoding 1,2-phenylacetyl-CoA epoxidase subunit PaaE, with protein sequence MSKFYPLTVSQVKHETRDAIAVTFEVPAELKDAFAYQPGQHLTLRAMIDGEDVRRSYSICSAVQDRQLRVAIKRCAGGLFSNWANERLQPGATLEVMPPMGHFNVPLDPASSRHYLAFAAGSGITPILSIIKTTLQAEPHSRFTLVYGNRASSTVIFRDELTDLKDQYMDRLRLVYVMSREQQDIELFNGRITEEKCGQFLKHWIDVRDIDVAFICGPEDMMHGVSRALQEAGLEKEKIRIELFAASIPKHEHKPRKIEAGARHHTEVTVIMDGVAASFSMDKDKESVLDAGLKAGIEMRYSCKGGVCSTCRCKVLEGEVEMDVNYALEDYEVRRGFVLSCQSFPVTDKLVIDFDIAE encoded by the coding sequence ATGAGCAAATTCTATCCATTGACCGTTTCGCAGGTGAAGCACGAGACGCGTGACGCCATCGCCGTGACCTTCGAGGTGCCGGCTGAGCTGAAGGACGCCTTCGCCTACCAGCCGGGCCAGCACCTGACCCTGCGCGCCATGATCGACGGCGAGGACGTGCGCCGTTCCTATTCGATCTGTTCGGCGGTGCAGGACCGCCAGCTGCGGGTGGCGATCAAGCGCTGCGCCGGCGGCCTGTTCTCCAACTGGGCCAACGAGCGCCTGCAGCCCGGCGCGACCCTCGAAGTGATGCCGCCGATGGGCCACTTCAACGTGCCGCTCGACCCGGCCAGCAGCCGCCACTACCTGGCCTTCGCGGCCGGCAGCGGCATCACGCCCATCCTGTCGATCATCAAGACCACCCTGCAGGCCGAGCCGCACAGCCGCTTCACCCTGGTGTACGGCAACCGCGCTTCCTCGACCGTGATCTTCCGCGACGAGCTGACCGACCTGAAGGACCAGTACATGGACCGCCTGCGCCTGGTCTACGTGATGAGCCGCGAGCAGCAGGACATCGAGCTGTTCAACGGCCGCATCACGGAAGAGAAGTGCGGCCAGTTCCTCAAGCACTGGATCGACGTGCGCGACATCGACGTCGCCTTCATCTGCGGCCCCGAGGACATGATGCACGGCGTCTCGCGCGCGCTGCAGGAGGCGGGGCTGGAGAAGGAAAAGATCCGCATCGAGCTGTTCGCGGCCAGCATTCCGAAGCACGAGCACAAGCCGCGCAAGATCGAGGCGGGCGCGCGGCATCACACGGAAGTGACCGTGATCATGGACGGTGTCGCCGCGAGCTTTAGCATGGACAAGGACAAGGAGTCGGTACTCGACGCGGGGCTGAAGGCCGGAATCGAGATGCGCTATTCATGCAAAGGCGGGGTGTGCTCGACCTGCCGCTGCAAGGTGCTGGAGGGCGAAGTCGAGATGGACGTGAATTACGCGCTCGAGGATTACGAGGTGAGGCGCGGCTTCGTGCTGAGCTGCCAGAGCTTCCCGGTCACCGATAAACTCGTCATCGACTTCGATATCGCTGAATAA
- the paaH gene encoding 3-hydroxyacyl-CoA dehydrogenase PaaH gives MQPLPQGSTVAVIGSGAMGSGIAQVAAMAGHQVLLYDNRPDAAGKAVDSIRIAYSKLVEKGKLEGEAADQACARIRCIAGLPEAAGAALVVEAIVEDLEAKRALFLELEGIVGEDCILATNTSSISVTAIGAPLRRPQRLVGMHFFNPVPLMALVEVISGLATERAVADTVYATAESWGKNPVHAKSTPGFIVNRVARPYYAEALRLLLEQAADPATLDAVMRDCGGFRMGPFELMDLIGHDVNFSVTNSVFKAYFGDPRFTPSILQQELVNAGFLGRKTGRGFYHYGAGLEKPAPHTEGPQERPGTVSTIGGDISALEPLTTRLKGAGFDLTHHISFNPSPGFLCGGAAVYLTDGRSATQRALDEGHQDTVVYDLLLDAAGATRIALARADGCSEASYHAVVGLFQAAGFEVTRLDDVPGLAVMRTVAMLANEALDAVNQGVCSARAVDVAMQKGVNYPRGPLAWADAVGLRHVATVLGNLAAVYGEDRYRVSPLLRRKLALDPNGARVHA, from the coding sequence ATGCAGCCACTGCCCCAGGGTTCGACGGTCGCGGTCATCGGCAGCGGCGCCATGGGCTCGGGCATCGCCCAGGTCGCGGCGATGGCCGGCCACCAGGTGCTGCTCTACGATAATCGCCCTGACGCGGCCGGCAAGGCGGTCGACAGCATCCGCATCGCCTATTCCAAGCTGGTCGAGAAGGGCAAGCTCGAAGGCGAGGCCGCCGATCAGGCCTGCGCGCGCATCCGCTGCATCGCCGGCCTGCCGGAAGCCGCGGGCGCCGCCCTGGTGGTCGAAGCCATCGTCGAAGACCTCGAGGCCAAGCGCGCGCTCTTCCTCGAGCTCGAAGGCATCGTCGGCGAGGACTGCATCCTGGCCACCAACACCTCCTCGATCTCGGTCACCGCGATCGGCGCGCCGCTGCGCCGTCCGCAGCGCCTGGTCGGCATGCACTTCTTCAACCCGGTGCCGCTGATGGCCCTGGTCGAGGTGATCAGCGGCCTGGCGACCGAGCGCGCTGTCGCCGACACCGTTTATGCCACCGCCGAAAGCTGGGGCAAGAACCCGGTGCACGCCAAGTCCACGCCCGGCTTCATCGTCAACCGCGTGGCCCGTCCCTACTATGCCGAAGCCCTACGCCTGCTGCTCGAACAGGCCGCCGACCCGGCCACGCTCGACGCGGTGATGCGCGACTGCGGCGGTTTCCGCATGGGTCCTTTCGAGCTGATGGACCTGATCGGCCACGACGTCAATTTCTCGGTCACGAACTCGGTGTTCAAGGCCTATTTCGGCGACCCGCGCTTCACGCCCTCGATCCTGCAGCAGGAGCTGGTCAACGCCGGCTTCCTGGGCCGCAAGACCGGCCGCGGCTTCTATCACTACGGCGCAGGCCTTGAGAAGCCCGCGCCCCACACCGAGGGGCCGCAGGAGCGCCCCGGCACGGTCTCCACCATCGGCGGCGACATCAGCGCGCTGGAACCGCTGACCACGCGCCTGAAGGGCGCCGGCTTCGACCTGACCCATCACATCTCCTTCAACCCCTCGCCCGGCTTCCTGTGCGGCGGCGCCGCCGTCTACCTGACCGACGGCCGCAGCGCCACCCAGCGCGCGCTGGACGAAGGCCACCAGGATACCGTGGTCTACGACCTGCTGCTGGACGCCGCCGGCGCCACCCGCATCGCCCTGGCGCGCGCGGACGGCTGCAGCGAAGCCTCCTACCACGCCGTGGTCGGCCTGTTCCAGGCCGCAGGCTTCGAGGTCACCCGCCTGGACGACGTGCCCGGCCTGGCCGTGATGCGCACCGTCGCCATGCTCGCCAACGAGGCGCTGGACGCCGTCAACCAGGGCGTGTGCAGCGCGCGCGCCGTCGACGTCGCGATGCAGAAGGGCGTCAACTACCCGCGCGGCCCGCTGGCCTGGGCGGACGCCGTCGGCCTGCGCCACGTCGCCACCGTGCTCGGCAACCTGGCCGCCGTGTATGGCGAAGACCGCTACCGCGTCTCGCCCCTGCTGCGCCGCAAGCTGGCACTCGACCCGAACGGAGCGCGCGTCCATGCATAG
- the pcaF gene encoding 3-oxoadipyl-CoA thiolase, protein MNDAYICDAIRTPFGRYGGALAGVRADDLAALPIAALISRNKDVDWAAVDDLFYGCANQAGEDNRNVGRMAALLAGLPQDVPANTINRLCGSGMDAVGTAARAIKAGEAQLLIAGGVESMTRAPFVMGKADSAFSRAAKIEDTTLGWRFVNPLMKAKYGIDSMPETAENVAMEFNINRADQDAFALRSQQRWARAHAEGFFKDEIVPVTIHGKKGESRVIDTDEQPRPDTSLEALAKLKGVVTPDGTVSAGNASSLNDGACALLLASSDAARRHGLTPRARVVGMATVGLAPRIMGYGPAPAVRKLLAQTGLTLGQMDVIELNEAFAAQGLAVTRDLGLPDDAAHVNPNGGAIALGHPLGASGARLVTTAVNQLHRTGGRYALCTMCIGVGQGIALIVERV, encoded by the coding sequence ATGAACGACGCATACATCTGCGACGCCATCCGCACCCCCTTCGGCCGCTATGGCGGCGCCCTGGCCGGCGTGCGCGCCGACGACCTGGCGGCGCTGCCGATCGCCGCCCTCATCAGCCGCAACAAGGACGTGGACTGGGCCGCCGTGGACGACCTGTTCTACGGCTGTGCCAACCAGGCGGGCGAGGACAACCGCAACGTGGGCCGCATGGCCGCGCTGCTGGCCGGCTTGCCGCAGGACGTGCCCGCCAATACCATCAACCGCCTGTGCGGTTCCGGCATGGACGCCGTCGGCACCGCCGCGCGCGCCATCAAGGCCGGCGAAGCCCAGCTGCTGATCGCCGGTGGCGTCGAGAGCATGACCCGCGCGCCCTTCGTGATGGGCAAGGCCGACAGCGCCTTCTCGCGCGCCGCCAAGATCGAGGACACCACCCTCGGCTGGCGTTTCGTGAATCCCTTGATGAAGGCGAAATACGGCATCGACTCGATGCCGGAGACCGCCGAAAACGTGGCGATGGAGTTCAACATCAATCGCGCCGACCAGGATGCCTTCGCCCTGCGCAGCCAGCAGCGCTGGGCGCGCGCCCATGCCGAGGGCTTCTTCAAGGACGAGATCGTGCCGGTCACGATCCATGGAAAGAAAGGCGAGTCGCGCGTGATCGACACCGACGAGCAGCCGCGTCCCGACACCAGCCTGGAAGCGCTCGCGAAGCTCAAGGGCGTGGTGACGCCGGACGGCACGGTCAGCGCCGGCAATGCCTCGAGCCTGAACGACGGCGCCTGCGCGCTCCTGCTGGCATCTAGCGACGCCGCCAGGCGCCACGGCTTGACACCGCGCGCGCGCGTGGTCGGCATGGCGACCGTCGGGCTGGCGCCGCGCATCATGGGCTACGGCCCCGCGCCGGCGGTCAGGAAGCTGCTGGCCCAGACCGGCCTCACGCTCGGCCAGATGGACGTGATCGAACTGAACGAAGCCTTCGCCGCGCAAGGCCTGGCGGTGACCCGCGACCTGGGCCTGCCGGACGACGCCGCCCACGTGAACCCGAACGGCGGCGCGATCGCCCTCGGCCACCCCCTCGGCGCCTCGGGCGCGCGCCTGGTGACCACCGCGGTCAACCAGCTGCACCGCACGGGCGGCCGCTATGCCCTGTGCACCATGTGCATCGGCGTGGGGCAGGGGATCGCGCTGATCGTCGAGCGGGTCTGA
- the paaY gene encoding phenylacetic acid degradation protein PaaY, with protein sequence MVKVYEINGVRPVVHPSAYVHPSAVLIGDVIVGPRCYVGPAASMRGDFGRLILEEGANLQDTCVMHGFPGEDTVVEVDGHIGHGAVLHGCRIKRNAMVGMNAVVMDRAVVGEESIVAAMSFVKAGMIIPPRSMVMGTPARVMRELTDEDVRWKSFGTRQYHELAVRSMQTMREVEAYTEVEPGRQRIEFDPAGMHKPKG encoded by the coding sequence ATGGTCAAGGTGTACGAGATCAACGGCGTGCGGCCGGTGGTGCATCCCAGCGCCTACGTGCATCCGAGCGCGGTGCTGATCGGTGACGTGATCGTCGGGCCGCGCTGCTACGTGGGGCCGGCGGCTTCGATGCGCGGCGACTTCGGACGACTGATCCTGGAAGAGGGCGCCAACCTGCAGGACACCTGCGTGATGCATGGCTTTCCGGGCGAGGACACCGTGGTCGAGGTCGACGGCCACATCGGCCACGGCGCGGTGCTGCACGGCTGCCGCATCAAGCGCAACGCCATGGTGGGCATGAACGCGGTCGTGATGGACCGCGCGGTGGTGGGCGAGGAATCGATCGTCGCGGCCATGAGCTTCGTGAAGGCGGGCATGATCATTCCTCCGCGTTCCATGGTGATGGGCACGCCGGCCAGGGTGATGCGCGAGCTCACCGATGAAGACGTGCGGTGGAAGAGCTTTGGCACGCGGCAGTATCACGAGCTGGCTGTGCGCTCGATGCAGACCATGCGCGAGGTGGAGGCCTATACCGAGGTGGAGCCGGGGCGCCAGCGGATCGAATTCGATCCGGCCGGGATGCACAAGCCGAAAGGATAA
- the paaK gene encoding phenylacetate--CoA ligase PaaK encodes MVQRHPSPADLEPIERASRDEVQALQLERLRWTLRHAYENVPHYRAAFDAAGVHPEDLESLADLARFPFTEKKTLRDNYPFGLFAVPREQVVRVHASSGTTGKPTVVGYTQKDIDTWAGVVARSIRAAGGRPGDMVHVAYGYGLFTGGLGAHYGAERLGCTVVPMSGGQTEKQVQLICDFQPSIIMVTPSYMLNIIEEFQRQGLDPAASSLKVGIFGAEPWTDAMRREIEQRAGIDAVDIYGLSEVMGPGVASECIESKDGPVIWEDHFYPEIIDPDTGEVLPDGAEGELVFTSLTKEALPIIRYRTRDLTRLLPPTSRSMRRMGRITGRSDDMLIIRGVNVFPSQIEELILKMPLLAPQYQLVLAREGHLDTLEVLGELRHPGLPQDSVDALCRELQHSIKTYVGVTTRVSLLPPQGIERTLTGKARRVVDRRPKH; translated from the coding sequence ATGGTCCAACGTCATCCATCCCCAGCCGATCTGGAGCCGATCGAACGCGCCAGCCGCGACGAGGTGCAGGCGCTCCAGCTGGAACGCCTGCGCTGGACGCTGCGGCACGCCTACGAGAACGTGCCGCACTACCGCGCCGCCTTCGACGCGGCCGGCGTCCACCCGGAAGACCTGGAGTCGCTGGCCGACCTGGCCAGGTTCCCCTTCACCGAGAAGAAGACCCTGCGCGACAACTACCCCTTCGGCCTGTTCGCCGTGCCGCGCGAACAGGTGGTGCGGGTGCATGCGTCCTCGGGCACGACCGGCAAGCCGACCGTGGTCGGCTACACCCAGAAGGACATCGACACCTGGGCCGGCGTGGTGGCGCGCTCCATCCGCGCCGCCGGCGGCCGCCCGGGCGATATGGTGCACGTGGCCTATGGCTACGGCCTGTTCACCGGCGGCCTGGGCGCCCACTATGGCGCCGAGCGCCTGGGCTGCACCGTGGTGCCGATGTCGGGCGGCCAGACCGAGAAGCAGGTGCAGTTGATCTGCGACTTCCAGCCCTCGATCATCATGGTCACCCCGTCCTACATGCTGAACATCATCGAGGAATTCCAGCGCCAGGGCCTGGACCCGGCCGCGTCCTCGCTCAAGGTCGGCATCTTCGGCGCCGAGCCCTGGACCGACGCCATGCGCCGCGAGATCGAACAGCGCGCCGGCATCGACGCGGTCGACATCTACGGCCTGTCGGAAGTGATGGGGCCGGGCGTGGCCAGCGAATGCATCGAGAGCAAGGACGGCCCGGTGATCTGGGAAGACCATTTCTATCCCGAGATCATCGACCCGGACACCGGCGAGGTGCTGCCCGACGGCGCCGAGGGCGAACTGGTGTTCACCTCCCTGACCAAGGAGGCGCTGCCCATCATCCGCTACCGCACGCGCGACCTGACCCGCCTGCTGCCGCCGACCTCGCGCTCGATGCGCCGCATGGGCCGCATCACCGGCCGCTCGGACGACATGCTGATCATCCGCGGCGTGAACGTGTTCCCGAGCCAGATCGAAGAACTGATCCTGAAGATGCCGCTGCTGGCGCCCCAGTACCAGCTGGTGCTGGCGCGCGAAGGCCACCTGGACACGCTGGAAGTGCTGGGCGAGCTGCGCCACCCCGGCCTGCCTCAGGACAGCGTCGACGCCCTGTGCCGCGAGCTCCAGCACAGTATCAAGACCTATGTGGGCGTGACGACGCGGGTGAGCCTGCTGCCGCCGCAAGGCATCGAGCGCACCCTGACCGGCAAGGCCAGGCGCGTGGTCGACCGCCGCCCCAAACACTAA